A single region of the Lycium barbarum isolate Lr01 chromosome 2, ASM1917538v2, whole genome shotgun sequence genome encodes:
- the LOC132624048 gene encoding putative F-box/kelch-repeat protein At1g12870, with protein MALECFTQVLGSLFDKICRGDDDDQLAETFRWLPDCLIIDILTRLPIRTLARCRRDCRDLRALISSHYFTTLHLSRARPLLLLHHDNLSPSGKGDKHLYVSFANKHKFTYPYLSPQPALKWGPYYYSPHIVYSCQGVLLFMSSSWWPPTKYYVLNPITLEEVFVRHTFERGRLCALYFSREFKLLYAQIRGSFCQYLVYIFKTRTWRKTRSSANFNFLPYSSSTVVNGALHWIIYADLEKKGLTYSCQNNGIIVFTMDKEELSVKPHPGSVCNTVKEHKMMTLFVKENHLSFCHLLFPEPAVDIWILEDYEMWAWNKRYKVKIPFGFPYGGEVPIDMYQKIKLFYNQDGELLLYFLNSGCLYFYNLDHKTGTVLNLPNGIHAFGAYIKSVLPIA; from the coding sequence ATGGCACTTGAATGCTTCACACAAGTGTTGGGTTCACTATTTGACAAAATATGTAGGGGTGATGACGACGACCAACTTGCTGAAACTTTTCGATGGTTGCCTGATTGTCTCATCATTGATATCCTGACTAGACTTCCGATACGTACCCTTGCTAGATGTCGAAGGGACTGTAGGGATTTGAGAGCTTTGATCTCATCACACTATTTTACCACATTACATCTCAGCAGAGCTAGACCCCTGCTTCTTCTGCATCATGATAATTTAAGTCCTTCTGGCAAGGGTGACAAACACCTTTATGTGTCTTTTGCTAACAAGCACAAGTTTACATATCCATACCTTTCTCCCCAACCTGCGCTTAAGTGGGGACCATACTACTACTCCCCTCATATTGTATACTCTTGTCAAGGAGTTCTTCTGTTTATGAGTAGTTCTTGGTGGCCTCCTACTAAATATTATGTTTTGAACCCCATAACACTAGAGGAAGTATTTGTACGCCATACATTTGAACGCGGCCGATTGTGTGCGCTTTATTTTTCTCGAGAATTCAAACTTCTTTATGCGCAAATACGAGGCAGTTTCTGTCagtatttagtatatatattcaAGACACGGACTTGGAGGAAAACCCGTTCATCCGCTAATTTCAACTTTTTGCCGTATAGCTCTTCAACAGTTGTTAATGGAGCATTGCATTGGATCATTTACGCCGATTTAGAAAAGAAGGGCCTTACTTATAGTTGTCAAAATAACGGAATCATTGTTTTTACAATGGATAAGGAAGAACTCTCTGTTAAGCCTCATCCTGGAAGTGTGTGCAACACAGTGAAGGAGCATAAAATGATGACTCTCTTTGTGAAGGAAAACCATTTGTCTTTTTGTCACTTGCTTTTCCCTGAGCCTGCAGTGGATATATGGATCTTGGAGGACTATGAAATGTGGGCATGGAACAAAAGGTATAAGGTTAAGATTCCTTTTGGGTTCCCTTACGGCGGGGAAGTACCTATAGACATGTATCAGAAGATAAAGCTTTTCTACAACCAAGACGGTGAACTTCTGTTGTACTTTTTGAACAGCGGCTGTTTGTATTTTTATAATTTAGATCATAAAACTGGGACTGTACTCAATCTGCCAAATGGGATACATGCTTTTGGGGCTTATATAAAGAGTGTGCTGCCAATAGCTTAA